Proteins encoded in a region of the Globicephala melas chromosome 1, mGloMel1.2, whole genome shotgun sequence genome:
- the HENMT1 gene encoding small RNA 2'-O-methyltransferase → MAENNIECNSVVDGNVEEVPNKKIIKFNPPLYKQRYQFVKKLVEQHQPKKVADLGCGDVCLLMILKYQKCIEELVGVDINEGRLKWNGSRLSPCMGDHLDPRELDLVITLYHGSVLEKDCRLLGFDLVACIELIEHFDSEDLAKFPEVVFGYMSPAMIVISTPNSDFNSLFPSAVFRDSDHKFEWSRMQFQTWALDVANHYSYSVEFTGVGEPPAGAEDVGCCTQIGVFRKIAKAPESAVLEHHGEHVYEVIYTTSYPSLQQMDYCRRVVTYLVYREVNRMKRRYQVSLRQHELEPESADTGNPTRKFISDPPVPVLTEADKAMEMIPQPFCIGDKFYVPLERIIAYPRLGHICGNVEKLREFLADVVELNCDGSAVKVDLHDCGDY, encoded by the exons ATGGCAGAAAACAACATAGAG TGCAATAGTGTGGTTGATGGTAATGTTGAAGAAGTCCCCAACAAGAAGATAATTAAGTTTAATCCTCCATTATACAAACAGCGTTACCAATTCGTTAAAAAATTAGTGGAGCAACATCAACCCAAGAAG GTTGCAGACTTGGGGTGTGGTGATGTATGCCTCCTAATGATATTAAAATACCAAAAGTGCATTGAAGAGCTTGTTGGAGTGGATATCAATGAAGGGAGACTTAAATGGAATGG GTCTAGGCTGTCCCCATGCATGGGGGATCATCTGGATCCTCGAGAGCTGGATTTAGTTATTACCTTGTATCACGGTTCTGTTTTGGAGAAAGACTGTCGTTTGCTTGGATTTGATTTGGTAGCATGTATTGAATT AATAGAACATTTTGATTCAGAAGATCTGGCGAAGTTTCCTGAAGTCGTATTTGGGTACATGTCTCCAGCCATGATTGTCATCAGCACACCGAACTCTGATTTCAATTCCCTGTTTCCATCTGCAGTCTTCAGAGATTCAGATCACAAATTTGAGTGGAGTAGAATGCAGTTTCAGACCTG GGCTTTAGACGTGGCCAATCACTACAGTTACTCTGTGGAGTTTACTGGTGTGGGAGAACCACCAGCAGGAGCTGAGGATGTTGGATGTTGTACCCAGATAGGGGTCTTCCGGAAAATAGCAAAGGCACCTGAATCTGCTGTTTTGGAGCACCATGGCGAACATGTTTATGAAGTT atttATACGACCTCATACCCGAGTTTACAGCAAATGGATTACTGTAGACGTGTAGTGACTTATCTAGTGTACCGAGAGGTGAACAGAATGAAACGGAGATATCAAGTGAGTCTGAGACAGCATGAATTGGAACCTGAGTCTGCAGACACTGGCAACCCAACAAGAAAATTCATCTCAGACCCTCCAGTTCCAGTACTCACAGAGGCAGACAAAGCCATGGAGATGATTCCCCAACCCTTCTGTATTGGAGATAAGTTTTACGTACCTCTGGAGAGAATCATTGCTTATCCCAGGCTGGGGCACATATGTGGTAATGTagagaagctgagagagttcCTTGCTGATGTAGTAGAACTGAACTGCGATGGTTCTGCAGTGAAGGTTGACTTGCATGATTGTGGTGACTACTGA